A stretch of the Bacillus licheniformis DSM 13 = ATCC 14580 genome encodes the following:
- a CDS encoding recombinase family protein, translating into MRAVGYVRVSTDKQLDNTSIGKQREEIEKYCKNNDISLVHIFDEGAKSAESFKNRTEFKELYSFVLDKKTK; encoded by the coding sequence ATGCGAGCTGTTGGTTACGTTCGAGTAAGTACCGATAAACAATTAGACAATACTTCTATTGGAAAACAAAGAGAGGAAATTGAAAAATACTGCAAAAATAATGATATTTCCCTCGTTCACATCTTTGATGAGGGGGCGAAATCGGCTGAATCATTTAAAAATCGTACTGAATTTAAAGAGTTGTACTCATTTGTTTTAGATAAAAAAACAAAATAG
- a CDS encoding type I restriction-modification system subunit M, whose amino-acid sequence MSEKVTKDQINSVLWQAADTFRGKVDSSTYKDYILTMLFIKYLSDAYKEHLEEYTKRYNGDEQRIQRALSRERFVLDEQSTFDYLYSKRNDAEIGEIINKALERLENENTGKLRGVFRNIDFNSEAILGKAKERNAMLRSLLEDFNKLTLKPSVVGSEDVIGDAYQYMIERFASDAGKKGGEFYTPSMASELLARLVKPQENDRVYDPTCGSGSLLIRVANQVPNKKVAIYGQERNGATHSLALMNMYLHGIDDAKIEWGDTLANPLHLEDGKLMKFQAIVANPPFSLDKWAMGFAGEGTNDSKFKMEASLDPHRRFEWGVPPSSKGDYAFVQHMLYSLAENGRMATILPHGVLFRGASEGKIRQQIIEMNLLDAVIGLPEGLFYGTGIPACILVFKKNRTRKDVLFIDASAEGNYEKGKNQNQLREQDIAKIVDTYEKRETIDKYSYVATLDEIKENDYNLNIPRYVDTFEEEEPVDMHAVKENIANIKQELQEVEAEMEKYLKELGL is encoded by the coding sequence ATGAGTGAAAAAGTAACAAAAGACCAAATTAACAGTGTTTTATGGCAAGCGGCCGACACATTTAGAGGAAAGGTCGATTCCAGTACATACAAGGATTATATACTGACAATGCTGTTCATCAAGTATTTAAGTGATGCTTATAAAGAGCATTTAGAAGAGTATACGAAGCGTTATAATGGTGATGAGCAACGTATTCAACGTGCGTTATCAAGGGAACGTTTTGTGTTAGATGAACAGTCTACATTTGATTATTTGTATAGCAAACGGAATGATGCAGAAATTGGTGAAATTATTAATAAAGCATTGGAACGTCTGGAAAACGAAAACACAGGTAAGTTGAGAGGTGTCTTCCGTAACATTGACTTCAACAGTGAAGCGATTCTTGGGAAGGCAAAAGAACGAAATGCAATGCTCCGTTCTTTATTAGAGGATTTTAATAAACTGACATTAAAGCCTTCTGTTGTAGGAAGTGAAGATGTCATCGGTGATGCTTATCAATACATGATCGAACGTTTTGCATCTGATGCGGGTAAGAAGGGCGGAGAATTTTACACGCCTTCTATGGCTTCGGAACTGTTAGCACGTCTTGTTAAACCACAGGAAAATGATAGGGTGTATGATCCGACGTGTGGATCAGGATCACTTCTTATTCGTGTAGCAAATCAAGTACCAAATAAGAAAGTAGCTATTTATGGACAAGAAAGAAACGGAGCCACGCACTCATTAGCATTAATGAATATGTATTTGCATGGTATAGACGATGCGAAAATTGAATGGGGCGATACGTTAGCAAATCCACTTCACTTAGAAGATGGAAAGCTAATGAAGTTCCAAGCAATTGTAGCGAATCCACCATTCTCTCTTGATAAGTGGGCGATGGGCTTTGCGGGAGAAGGAACAAACGACAGCAAGTTTAAAATGGAAGCAAGTTTAGATCCACATAGACGTTTTGAGTGGGGTGTTCCACCAAGTTCAAAAGGAGATTATGCTTTCGTTCAACACATGCTTTATTCATTAGCGGAAAACGGTCGAATGGCAACGATTCTTCCACATGGTGTTCTTTTCCGAGGGGCAAGCGAAGGCAAAATTCGTCAACAAATCATTGAGATGAACTTACTGGATGCGGTGATTGGCTTACCAGAAGGTCTGTTTTATGGAACTGGAATCCCTGCTTGTATCCTTGTGTTCAAGAAAAATCGTACTCGTAAAGATGTTCTTTTTATTGATGCATCTGCCGAAGGGAACTACGAAAAAGGGAAAAATCAAAATCAGCTAAGAGAACAAGACATCGCTAAAATTGTTGACACATATGAAAAGCGTGAAACGATTGATAAATACTCCTATGTTGCCACTTTAGATGAAATAAAGGAAAACGACTATAACCTAAACATTCCTCGGTACGTTGACACATTTGAAGAAGAAGAGCCAGTGGATATGCATGCGGTGAAAGAGAATATCGCAAACATCAAACAAGAGCTACAAGAAGTGGAAGCGGAGATGGAGAAATATTTGAAGGAATTAGGGCTGTAA
- a CDS encoding recombinase family protein — MSRDNLESLYIYKRLTQAGINLICIADNIDTRDPRAKILYQIMSLVAELERDMIIFRTNSGMEKRASEGHFNGGVIYGYASKNKKLKIVPEEAKVINYIFEKYAINQWGYRKIASHLNTLGITTKKNNLWSITAVKTILSNPIYIGKVKWRNELRDGKHAPIIDIELWEKTQQVMDLNSYVQEKLHPGSFPLSGLLKCPECGSAMVQGNSSPKYKYYQFSRNKNSGSKACSSNLVKKDYAEQHVFDQLFCDLQKYNVKEPLIKMIHSYAMSEIEPLETTIKTYEVELEELKTKRKELINWRLKDIISEEILKEEMEDLREEEKLIITRIEKLQHLIKLRDKTFLTNIISTSLHDLKNFFNIIEDDDKKELLRSLIEEIHVNPGKTTKDRTIKEVIYKFDLKYLKSIELREGEHLFSFLCFIL, encoded by the coding sequence ATATCGAGGGATAATTTAGAATCCCTTTATATTTATAAGCGATTAACACAGGCGGGAATAAACCTTATCTGTATAGCTGACAATATTGATACAAGAGATCCAAGAGCGAAAATTCTTTACCAAATCATGTCATTAGTTGCTGAATTAGAAAGAGATATGATTATTTTCCGAACAAACTCTGGCATGGAAAAAAGAGCTTCTGAAGGACATTTTAATGGAGGCGTAATTTATGGATATGCATCAAAGAATAAGAAACTTAAAATTGTGCCTGAAGAAGCAAAAGTCATAAATTATATTTTTGAGAAGTATGCGATAAATCAGTGGGGTTATAGAAAAATAGCGTCACACCTAAATACTTTAGGTATCACTACTAAAAAAAATAATTTATGGTCAATAACTGCCGTAAAAACGATACTAAGTAACCCCATATATATTGGCAAAGTAAAGTGGCGGAATGAACTGAGAGATGGAAAACATGCTCCCATCATAGATATAGAATTATGGGAGAAAACACAGCAAGTAATGGATCTAAACAGTTATGTGCAAGAGAAGTTGCATCCTGGAAGCTTCCCCTTATCAGGTTTGTTAAAATGTCCAGAATGTGGTTCAGCCATGGTACAAGGAAATAGCAGTCCAAAATACAAATACTACCAATTCTCCAGAAATAAGAACAGTGGTAGTAAGGCATGTTCCTCAAACCTTGTAAAAAAGGATTATGCTGAGCAACATGTATTTGATCAATTATTTTGTGATTTGCAAAAATACAATGTTAAAGAGCCATTGATTAAAATGATTCACTCATACGCCATGAGTGAAATTGAGCCATTGGAAACAACTATCAAGACGTATGAAGTTGAGTTAGAGGAATTAAAAACGAAGAGAAAAGAACTTATAAATTGGAGGCTAAAAGATATTATTTCAGAAGAGATTTTAAAAGAGGAAATGGAAGATTTACGAGAGGAAGAAAAATTAATAATAACTCGAATTGAAAAATTACAGCACCTCATTAAACTCAGAGATAAAACCTTTTTAACCAATATCATTTCAACTTCACTACACGATCTAAAGAACTTTTTCAATATTATCGAAGATGATGACAAAAAGGAATTACTTCGTTCTCTCATTGAAGAGATTCACGTAAATCCAGGAAAAACTACTAAGGATAGAACGATCAAAGAAGTGATTTATAAGTTTGATTTAAAATATTTGAAATCAATTGAACTAAGAGAAGGGGAACATCTTTTCTCTTTTTTGTGTTTCATATTATAA
- a CDS encoding virulence RhuM family protein has protein sequence MNNESNFLMYQTENGDTKIQVRLEGETVWMTQKAMAELFQKGVPTINEHIKNIYAEGELTEEATIRKNRIVQVEGSREVEREVTFYNLEVIIAVGYRVRSHRGTQFRQWATERLNEYMVKGFTMDDERLKEMRNIGADYFDELLERIRDIRASERRFYYKITDIYATSIDYDPNTPIAREFFATVQNKLHFAIHGHTASELIMKRADATKPNMGLTSWKGDKVRKHDVTVAKNYLTQEELSDLNRIVTMYLDYAETQAKKKKPMYMKDWAEKLDAFLEFNEHEILTNAGKIKAKVAEQFANEQYEVFHQQRLAEPKKDDFDQFLEQRKQLDSEK, from the coding sequence GTGAATAATGAATCTAATTTTCTAATGTACCAAACCGAAAATGGCGATACGAAAATTCAAGTCCGTTTAGAAGGTGAAACCGTCTGGATGACGCAAAAGGCAATGGCAGAGCTGTTTCAAAAGGGTGTTCCAACAATAAATGAGCATATTAAAAATATATATGCTGAAGGTGAGTTAACAGAGGAGGCAACTATTCGGAAAAACCGAATAGTTCAAGTTGAGGGTTCTCGTGAAGTTGAACGTGAAGTGACCTTTTACAACCTTGAAGTTATCATTGCAGTCGGCTATCGTGTTCGATCTCATCGTGGTACACAATTCCGTCAATGGGCAACAGAGCGTTTAAATGAATACATGGTAAAAGGTTTTACGATGGATGATGAACGCTTAAAAGAAATGCGGAATATTGGGGCAGATTATTTTGATGAATTATTGGAACGTATTCGTGATATTCGTGCTTCCGAAAGACGTTTTTATTACAAAATAACAGATATCTATGCTACATCTATTGATTACGATCCGAATACACCAATTGCAAGAGAATTCTTTGCAACCGTTCAAAATAAACTCCATTTTGCAATCCATGGACATACTGCTTCGGAACTGATAATGAAACGAGCGGATGCAACAAAGCCAAACATGGGCTTAACGAGTTGGAAAGGTGACAAAGTGCGTAAACATGATGTCACTGTGGCGAAAAATTATTTAACACAAGAAGAACTCAGCGATTTAAACCGTATCGTGACAATGTATTTAGACTATGCAGAAACACAAGCGAAAAAGAAAAAGCCGATGTACATGAAGGATTGGGCAGAAAAATTAGATGCATTTTTAGAGTTTAATGAACATGAAATATTAACTAACGCTGGGAAAATTAAAGCCAAAGTAGCGGAACAATTTGCAAACGAACAATATGAAGTGTTTCATCAACAACGATTAGCAGAACCGAAGAAAGATGATTTTGATCAATTTTTGGAACAAAGGAAGCAGTTAGACAGTGAAAAATAG
- a CDS encoding restriction endonuclease has protein sequence MNLGDIADIRTGLVLTRKKVEVGNEVKATYNLITLKNITEEGVFNDEPFEVFHSNDLLNNQHFTEAGDVLIRLNYPHTSVYIDETKSGLLVPSYFAIIKVDQSKFISEYVAWYLNTDSVKKELERSQAGTRIPSTNKSALNSIPIEDIPIFKQQAVIKLWRLHQQEKTLYNRLIEEKEKWFNAITKQIVQGEIREELE, from the coding sequence ATGAATCTTGGAGATATTGCAGACATTCGAACAGGACTTGTTTTAACGAGAAAGAAAGTAGAAGTGGGGAACGAAGTGAAAGCCACATATAACTTAATTACCTTAAAAAATATTACTGAAGAGGGAGTCTTTAACGATGAACCATTCGAAGTGTTCCATAGCAATGACCTGTTAAATAATCAACACTTTACGGAAGCAGGCGATGTACTAATTCGATTAAATTATCCTCATACGTCTGTCTATATAGATGAAACAAAATCAGGCTTATTAGTCCCATCTTACTTTGCCATTATTAAAGTGGATCAGTCTAAATTTATATCTGAATATGTAGCATGGTACTTAAATACAGACAGTGTTAAAAAAGAATTGGAACGTTCGCAGGCTGGAACTCGTATACCAAGTACAAATAAATCGGCATTAAATTCGATTCCGATTGAAGATATACCTATTTTCAAGCAACAAGCTGTTATTAAACTGTGGAGGTTACATCAGCAAGAAAAAACACTCTACAATAGATTAATTGAAGAAAAGGAAAAATGGTTTAACGCCATCACAAAGCAAATTGTGCAAGGTGAAATAAGGGAGGAATTAGAATGA
- a CDS encoding recombinase family protein — translation MHEIKRVAIYCRVSTEEQATEGYSISAQLQTLRQYTQLYGWEIAEEYVDEGISGKNISGRPAMQKLISDVEKDKFQAVLVWKISRLSRNMLDTLTLLDKFEDYGVKFISYSENFDTGSPIGRLVVQLMASIAEMERNTLSENVKLGMKQRALEGSWNGGVVFGYDTIEKELVINKKEAEIVQQIYQLYANGKGLKSIANYLNKAGYRTKRNCYFSINGVAQILDNVIYNGKISWLKVENWDTKRRRGKNPNPILVEGQHEAIISDELWSMVQARRKSKSFKQRQSNEPFLLSSLLRCPDCGQGMVPAITTNKRKDGTKKKYRYYVCSNFHNKGSSACRANSIKAYDAEYEVINKIEKILSNQNQLFSKLQSINTTSIESLNQLNSELKQLENRLSEIQEYRIVTWKHLSKRPYQ, via the coding sequence ATGCACGAAATAAAACGTGTCGCAATTTACTGTAGAGTTTCTACCGAAGAGCAGGCAACGGAAGGATACAGCATATCTGCCCAATTACAAACTTTACGTCAATATACTCAGTTATATGGTTGGGAGATTGCAGAGGAATATGTAGATGAGGGAATAAGTGGAAAGAACATTAGCGGTCGCCCTGCAATGCAAAAACTTATTTCAGATGTTGAAAAGGATAAATTTCAAGCTGTTCTTGTTTGGAAGATCTCACGCCTATCACGAAATATGTTAGATACTCTCACTCTATTAGACAAATTCGAAGATTATGGAGTAAAGTTCATCTCTTACTCTGAAAACTTTGATACAGGCAGTCCAATTGGTCGTTTAGTTGTTCAACTAATGGCTTCCATTGCAGAAATGGAGCGTAATACGTTATCTGAGAACGTTAAGCTCGGAATGAAACAGAGAGCATTAGAAGGTTCATGGAATGGAGGCGTTGTATTTGGCTACGATACAATTGAAAAAGAGCTTGTGATCAACAAAAAGGAAGCTGAGATTGTACAACAAATCTATCAACTATATGCCAATGGTAAAGGCTTAAAGTCAATCGCAAACTACTTAAATAAAGCAGGTTACAGAACTAAACGGAATTGTTATTTTTCGATAAACGGTGTAGCTCAAATCTTAGACAATGTTATCTATAACGGGAAGATCAGTTGGTTAAAAGTTGAAAATTGGGATACAAAACGGAGGAGAGGGAAAAATCCAAATCCTATCCTTGTAGAAGGACAGCATGAAGCCATTATTTCCGATGAATTATGGAGTATGGTACAAGCAAGGCGGAAAAGTAAATCATTTAAACAAAGGCAATCTAATGAACCATTTTTACTTAGCAGTCTTTTACGTTGCCCCGATTGTGGTCAAGGTATGGTTCCTGCCATTACAACAAATAAACGAAAGGATGGAACAAAGAAGAAATATCGTTATTATGTTTGCTCTAACTTTCATAACAAAGGTTCATCTGCATGTAGAGCAAATTCAATAAAAGCATATGATGCAGAATACGAAGTAATTAATAAGATTGAGAAGATCCTTTCCAACCAAAATCAGTTATTCTCTAAACTTCAATCTATAAATACTACTTCGATTGAATCTTTAAACCAACTCAATAGTGAATTGAAACAATTAGAAAATCGCCTATCAGAAATACAAGAGTACAGAATCGTTACTTGGAAGCATTTGAGCAAAAGACCTTACCAATAG